The genomic DNA ACCCCCCGATAATCACGCGTCCATCCGCAGTGGAGCGTATATACAAATAAGGACGGGCGGTTTCCCATATTAGACATTGTTCGTGCCACATGGCTGAATCTCCAATCGGCTTGGTGGCAATAGCATAAGAGCTTTCCAGTATGGCTCCGCGATCCTTTTTGATTTCCTGTGATTCATAGCCTGCTGCAAAAATAACCTTTTTCGCCCGGATGGTTCCACCGCTGGTATGACAAACTACCTCATTGTCGCCAAATTTAAAATGCTTCGCTTCGGTATGTTCATATAATTGTACACCAAGGCGGCTGGCGTATTGCAGGAGTCCCTGTACAAAACGAAACGGGTTCACCTCAGCATCTTCGTGTGTATACAGCGCAGCCGGTTTTCGAAAAGGGAAACGGGCCGCCACCTGTTGCTCATCCCAATATTCCACTGGGAATCCAAAGCGGTTTAACTGTTCGAATTCTTTTTGAAGCACCGACACATCCTCTGGCGTACTCGCATAATACAGGCTGCTGCGACGGATCAAGGACGGATCGATGTCCACTGTGCTGGCCAGCTTTTCCAACTGATCCAGAGCATCCTTACACATCCGATAAAACAGCACCCCATTAGCTTCGCCAAAAGTGTTGATAAAAGAGGTCAGCGTCTTATCATTGCTATATTGCAGCAATCCGGTATTGGCCGAAGAACTTCCGTGTGCCAGCTTACGCTTGTCAATGACCACCGTATCCACCTGTTGTTCTCCCAGCAGCCGGGCACAGAGAGAGCCACCCATCCCACCCCCGACGATAAGCACATCACAAGTCAAATCTTCTGTTAAAGCAGGAAAATCCAGTTTCTGCTCCAGGGTGCTAGGCCAATACGTATTCCCACTAATCAATTTCATAACAAAACACTCCCTATTAAGCAATGAAATATGCAGTATTCAATGTGTGTGGTTTTTACAGTAGTTCCGAGAAGCCATCAGGCAGCTCATATTCTAATACCCTTCACTTTCCACCTAAACTCCGCTCCTCTTCCTATATACATATAATTCCGCTAAAAGGACAAGCTAATCAGCGTGCAACAAAACATTTAAGGAGGCACAGACCATGCAATCTACGAACATGCAACCTTTGACCGGCAAAGAACTGGAGTACATCGTGGACTCCATTTCCAATGAAGAACTGCTGCTCAAGCAATGTGCGGCAACGGCAGCATCTATTCAGCATCCTGCCATTCAGCAAGCTTGTCTGCAATTCGCAAGAACTCATGAGCACCACCTGAACATGCTTTCAAATGCCCTTCAACAGCACCAGCAGCTTGCTCCTATGCAACCCCAGCAGTAATTATGGATTAACCAACAAAGGAGGTAATATCACGATGTTTTCACAGAACAATACGTCATTTATGCCCGAAGAAGATTTGCTCTATACCATTCTTGCCGATATGAAACGTACGGTGGGAGAATATACAACGGCAACAACTGAATCCAATTGTCCGTCTGTGCGCCAGCTTTTCACCGACCTTACGAGCGATACACTGCGTCTGCAAGGTGATTTGTACCGTTTGATGAGTCAGAACAACATGTACTCCACCACGACCAAAGCGTTGCGCACCGATTTGGACAAACAGATTCAGGAAGCCCGAAAAACCCAACAGGAATGCCAGCAGTTCATTCAGCAAAAATCGTCCTCCGCGGGAGTGTATAGCCAGCCTATGCATCAACAGGGCCAGCCTTCTCACCAAAACAACCCTTACTATATGTAAACGGGGCACTCCGCTTTTGAAGCTCTTTCTCATAACAAGCCGTCCGTCTGCCGGGTTCACCGGGGGTGGGCGGTTTTTCTTTGCAGGTTTAAAGCGCGTATTGTATGATGTATAGTAATCTCTTTTGATGGAGGCCTTATGTCGAATGACTGAACTGAATGACTTGAAATTAAAAGTGCTGGAATTGTTAAAAGAAGATGCAAGAAGGACACCGACTCTGCTTGCTACCTTGCTGGGAGTTGCCGAGCAGGATGTATGTACTGCGATTAAAGAGCTTGAAGACCAACATGTAATCGTCAAATATGCCGCTGTGGTCAATTGGGATAAAGTTGACGACGAAAAGGTTACTGCTCTAATTGAGGTGCAAATTACACCGGAACGGGGAAGAGGATTTGAAGGCATCGCTGAACGGATTTATTTGTATCCACAAGTTAAATCGGTATATCTCATGTCCGGTGCATACGACTTGTTAGTGGAAGTAGAAGGACGTAATCTTCGCGAGGTAGCGAACTTTGTGTCGGAAAAGCTGTCGCCTATTGATTCGGTCCTGTCCACCAAGACCAATTTTACGCTCAAAAAATACAAACAGGACGGAATTATCTTCGAAGATCATCAGGAAGATAATCGTCTGATGATTTCGCCGTAAAGGAAGATCATGATGAATATCAAACCTGAAGCATTGACTGACAGTAACAAAGCCATGAGTTCGTATTTGTCTCCGTTGGTGCGCGAGATTCCATCCTCGGGCATCCGTAAGTTTTTTGATCTGGTGGGCGGCAACAAGGATATTATTACTCTGGGGGTAGGCGAACCGGATTTTACAACGCCTTGGCATATGCGGGAAGCCTGCGTCTATTCATTGGAACGGGGGTTTACCAGCTATACTTCCAACGCGGGGACGCCTGAACTGCGTGAGGCGATTAGTGAATATTTGGATGAGCAGTTTGCAGTCCGCTATGATCCCAAAAGTGAAATTATCGTAACGGTGGGCGGCAGCGAAGCGATTGA from Paenibacillus sp. FSL R10-2782 includes the following:
- a CDS encoding spore coat protein encodes the protein MFSQNNTSFMPEEDLLYTILADMKRTVGEYTTATTESNCPSVRQLFTDLTSDTLRLQGDLYRLMSQNNMYSTTTKALRTDLDKQIQEARKTQQECQQFIQQKSSSAGVYSQPMHQQGQPSHQNNPYYM
- a CDS encoding FAD-dependent oxidoreductase — protein: MKLISGNTYWPSTLEQKLDFPALTEDLTCDVLIVGGGMGGSLCARLLGEQQVDTVVIDKRKLAHGSSSANTGLLQYSNDKTLTSFINTFGEANGVLFYRMCKDALDQLEKLASTVDIDPSLIRRSSLYYASTPEDVSVLQKEFEQLNRFGFPVEYWDEQQVAARFPFRKPAALYTHEDAEVNPFRFVQGLLQYASRLGVQLYEHTEAKHFKFGDNEVVCHTSGGTIRAKKVIFAAGYESQEIKKDRGAILESSYAIATKPIGDSAMWHEQCLIWETARPYLYIRSTADGRVIIGGLDEPVLDPKQREVRLLHQQKKLLQALQKHFPDIPFKIDYAWAAVFGSSHDGLPYIGPHPRFPNCYFLEGYGGNGTVTSMMAAQLLADELTGTHRPEMELFSLTRTTKPSPEITEPLA
- a CDS encoding Lrp/AsnC family transcriptional regulator, with amino-acid sequence MTELNDLKLKVLELLKEDARRTPTLLATLLGVAEQDVCTAIKELEDQHVIVKYAAVVNWDKVDDEKVTALIEVQITPERGRGFEGIAERIYLYPQVKSVYLMSGAYDLLVEVEGRNLREVANFVSEKLSPIDSVLSTKTNFTLKKYKQDGIIFEDHQEDNRLMISP